A part of Larkinella insperata genomic DNA contains:
- a CDS encoding leucine-rich repeat domain-containing protein — MSTFFRTLLAVFISGSTLAQTVCLTQAEHKVTVKKLEKEYIAVDKVIDPTFGTAPIATGPRLPDEWTPGEKKRFELYTQVEKDVNQFFKKAGLLQDTTCYLIVHLYANPDGSLNKVYHEFSTNLSPKAPDSLALKRFKERMDPVLCQWFSSYRFPVTGDKPYRYSSGMAVGKLPSRRKLRRGPGILTTLEQAEKTTRPDTVKHLVFNTLELTEVPEVIYRFPNLEVLDLSINGIRTIPERVFTMPKLRQLDASYNPLGSDGLHVVRNKHLKILNIQSTGLTAVPKAITKNRRLESLWLGFNNFSGGLNTAPLRRIRRLKDLNLYHARLNELPASISRLKRLEVLDLYYNNLRTLPESACRMRRLQQLALSNNKLNELPRQLGRLRKLQELYAHHNFLASLPASSEKLNYLRTLDIGHNAFVTVPQQVLTLPNLEEFDISHNRLTELPVQMSQLHTLKKLFIRGNPVSEQKTVSANLLKQLEGNKTEVFY, encoded by the coding sequence ATGTCTACTTTCTTCCGAACTCTCCTTGCCGTATTTATTTCGGGCAGTACACTGGCTCAAACGGTGTGCCTGACCCAAGCCGAGCATAAAGTTACCGTTAAAAAACTGGAGAAAGAGTATATAGCCGTGGATAAAGTCATAGACCCGACTTTTGGGACGGCACCAATTGCCACCGGCCCCCGGTTGCCGGACGAATGGACACCCGGCGAAAAGAAACGGTTTGAGTTGTACACCCAGGTCGAGAAAGATGTTAACCAATTCTTTAAAAAGGCCGGGCTGTTGCAGGACACGACCTGTTACCTGATTGTCCACCTCTACGCCAATCCGGATGGTTCGCTGAATAAAGTTTACCATGAATTTTCAACCAATCTTTCCCCCAAAGCTCCGGATAGTCTAGCCCTAAAACGGTTTAAGGAACGGATGGACCCCGTGTTGTGCCAATGGTTTTCGAGTTATCGATTTCCCGTTACCGGCGACAAACCGTATCGGTATTCATCCGGTATGGCGGTCGGCAAATTGCCCTCACGGCGCAAGCTACGCCGGGGTCCGGGCATTCTGACCACCCTCGAACAGGCCGAAAAAACCACCCGGCCGGATACCGTTAAACACCTGGTTTTTAACACGCTCGAGTTGACGGAAGTACCGGAGGTGATCTACCGGTTCCCGAACCTGGAAGTCCTGGACCTGAGCATCAACGGGATTCGCACGATCCCCGAAAGAGTGTTTACGATGCCGAAACTGCGTCAACTGGATGCGTCGTACAATCCGCTGGGCAGCGATGGACTGCACGTGGTCCGCAATAAACACCTGAAAATTCTCAATATTCAATCAACCGGCCTTACGGCGGTTCCGAAAGCCATTACCAAGAACCGCCGGCTGGAAAGTCTCTGGCTGGGTTTCAACAATTTTTCGGGTGGGCTAAATACCGCTCCTCTGCGCCGGATACGCCGACTGAAAGACCTTAATTTGTACCACGCCCGGTTAAACGAACTCCCCGCCAGCATCAGCCGCCTGAAACGCCTGGAAGTACTGGACCTGTATTACAACAACCTCAGGACGCTGCCCGAGTCGGCATGCCGGATGCGACGTTTGCAGCAATTGGCCCTCTCCAACAACAAACTCAACGAATTACCCCGGCAACTGGGGCGGCTGCGGAAACTCCAGGAGCTCTATGCCCACCATAATTTTCTGGCCAGTCTGCCCGCCAGTTCGGAGAAACTCAATTATTTACGAACCCTCGACATTGGTCACAATGCTTTCGTAACCGTTCCCCAGCAGGTCCTGACGCTGCCGAATCTGGAAGAATTCGACATCAGCCACAACCGGCTGACCGAATTGCCGGTGCAGATGAGCCAGCTGCATACATTGAAGAAGCTTTTTATCCGGGGTAATCCCGTCAGCGAACAGAAAACCGTTTCGGCTAATCTGCTTAAACAGCTTGAGGGCAACAAAACGGAGGTATTCTATTGA
- a CDS encoding BlaI/MecI/CopY family transcriptional regulator, protein MKPTESELEILQVLWAKGPSTVRQVNDHLSQTKDVGYTTTLKLMQIMHDKRLLSRTEEGRYHIYQALVDEKETQQHLLDRFVDTAFRGSAMKLVMQALGNSKATPQELEELKKLINNLNPSSNNESR, encoded by the coding sequence ATGAAACCAACGGAATCTGAACTGGAAATTTTGCAGGTATTGTGGGCCAAAGGACCCAGTACCGTACGGCAGGTGAACGACCACCTGAGCCAGACCAAAGACGTGGGCTACACAACCACTCTGAAGCTCATGCAGATTATGCACGACAAGAGGCTGCTCAGCCGCACCGAAGAAGGCCGTTACCACATCTACCAGGCGCTGGTCGATGAAAAGGAGACCCAGCAGCATTTGCTCGATCGCTTCGTCGACACGGCTTTTCGGGGATCGGCCATGAAGCTGGTCATGCAGGCGCTGGGCAACAGCAAAGCAACTCCGCAGGAACTGGAGGAATTGAAAAAGCTGATCAATAACCTGAATCCGTCTTCCAACAACGAATCCCGATGA
- a CDS encoding M56 family metallopeptidase, which produces MNTFSLFSEPFTNALGWALVHTLWQATLLVAVTALVLRLTQQQPASVRYSISIGALAFQFLTFLVTGWVSYEPVRASMAIGSEQPAPATQTTLMLNLPATSDWLDDLTAGLNQYVPLLVTIWLVGTIVLLVRLLGGWVFVQRLTRRNINPAPEAWQNYLQQIARQLGISDAVRLMESTEITVPMTIGWLKPVVLIPIGLLAGLSPRQVEAVLAHELAHIRRYDYLVNLLQSVVEIVLFFHPAVWWLSARIREEREHCCDDVAIQLCGERASLAQALVHIEERRQAVATTPSLAMAFGARRPSFLQRVKRVIGLREPQAASRPNGLAVAGFLVLLAGLVTAQHRHRSGHVNRPATDSMMINTWPEFAAVGPFVAQDTNGRQPLVPLVVIENDTIDPVERAHIESQIEEQVQEMERLGQEMEEMQLEKFDKQLELQHRALELNNQEMEKLHEKLEKLHTDLDGNLQRSVELELKQSRLNGKLSEAESKLLEKSKAMAARAQQQIEQVNSGEMARLQKKMQALLEGPMKAHQDTMKTYMERVFKDHNILVAQLTREARKLDSLREKLPPVPAIAPTPDVRPIPAAPAAPARVPGPARADKPAKGKKGEYWYNGKRYDNPADMPAAPAPPIPPAEPSPATVADPVAPAVAPAVPTPPQFEAVPDAPAAPRAPKSGKKGRHTKTED; this is translated from the coding sequence ATGAACACCTTTTCCCTGTTTTCCGAACCGTTCACCAATGCGCTGGGCTGGGCCTTGGTGCACACACTCTGGCAGGCTACGCTACTCGTTGCGGTGACCGCCCTGGTTTTACGACTGACCCAGCAGCAGCCCGCTTCCGTCCGCTACAGCATCAGCATCGGGGCTCTGGCGTTCCAGTTTCTGACTTTTTTGGTCACAGGCTGGGTATCCTACGAACCCGTTCGGGCGAGTATGGCAATCGGGAGCGAGCAACCCGCCCCGGCAACGCAAACTACCCTGATGTTGAACCTGCCCGCTACCAGCGACTGGCTGGACGATCTGACGGCCGGGTTGAATCAGTACGTACCGTTGCTGGTAACGATCTGGCTCGTTGGCACAATTGTACTGCTCGTTCGTTTGCTGGGCGGCTGGGTGTTTGTGCAGCGACTAACGCGCCGAAACATCAATCCCGCCCCGGAAGCCTGGCAGAATTACCTGCAACAGATAGCCCGGCAACTAGGAATTTCGGACGCCGTTCGGCTGATGGAATCCACCGAAATAACCGTGCCGATGACGATCGGCTGGCTGAAACCCGTCGTGCTGATTCCCATCGGATTGCTGGCGGGTTTGTCGCCCCGGCAGGTGGAAGCGGTGCTGGCGCACGAACTGGCCCACATCCGGCGGTATGACTACCTGGTCAACCTGTTGCAGTCCGTTGTCGAGATCGTGTTGTTTTTCCACCCGGCGGTCTGGTGGCTGTCGGCCCGGATTCGGGAAGAACGCGAACACTGCTGCGACGACGTTGCCATCCAACTATGCGGAGAGCGGGCCAGTCTGGCGCAGGCGCTGGTCCACATCGAAGAACGTCGGCAGGCGGTGGCAACCACACCGTCGCTGGCAATGGCCTTCGGAGCGCGCCGACCGTCTTTTCTGCAGCGGGTAAAACGGGTGATTGGCCTACGGGAACCGCAGGCCGCATCACGACCGAACGGGTTGGCGGTGGCGGGTTTTCTGGTCCTGCTGGCGGGTTTGGTGACGGCTCAGCACCGCCATCGGTCGGGTCACGTCAACCGCCCGGCCACCGATTCAATGATGATCAACACCTGGCCGGAGTTCGCGGCCGTCGGGCCGTTCGTGGCGCAGGATACGAACGGAAGGCAACCGTTGGTGCCGTTGGTTGTAATAGAAAACGACACGATCGATCCGGTTGAACGAGCCCACATTGAAAGCCAAATTGAAGAACAGGTTCAGGAAATGGAGCGCTTGGGACAGGAGATGGAAGAAATGCAACTGGAGAAGTTTGACAAGCAGTTGGAGCTTCAGCATCGGGCGCTGGAACTCAACAATCAGGAAATGGAGAAGCTGCACGAGAAGCTTGAAAAGCTTCATACTGACCTGGATGGCAACCTACAACGATCCGTTGAACTTGAGTTAAAGCAATCGCGGCTAAATGGGAAATTAAGTGAAGCCGAGAGCAAACTGCTCGAAAAATCGAAGGCCATGGCGGCCCGGGCACAGCAACAAATCGAACAGGTTAATTCCGGCGAAATGGCCAGGCTTCAAAAGAAGATGCAAGCGCTGCTCGAAGGACCCATGAAGGCGCACCAGGACACCATGAAAACCTACATGGAGCGGGTATTTAAAGACCATAACATCCTCGTTGCCCAACTGACCCGGGAAGCTCGCAAACTGGATTCGCTGCGTGAAAAACTGCCTCCTGTTCCGGCCATCGCACCAACGCCCGATGTGCGGCCAATTCCAGCCGCTCCCGCAGCCCCGGCCAGAGTCCCCGGTCCGGCCCGCGCGGACAAACCGGCGAAGGGCAAGAAGGGTGAGTACTGGTACAACGGCAAACGCTACGATAACCCGGCGGACATGCCAGCCGCTCCCGCACCCCCGATTCCGCCCGCGGAGCCCAGTCCGGCCACCGTTGCCGATCCTGTTGCGCCGGCAGTTGCTCCGGCGGTCCCGACCCCGCCCCAGTTTGAAGCCGTCCCGGATGCTCCGGCCGCGCCCAGGGCGCCCAAGTCCGGCAAGAAAGGCCGGCACACCAAAACGGAAGATTGA